The proteins below come from a single Parazoarcus communis genomic window:
- a CDS encoding rhodanese-like domain-containing protein has product MKKLLLACSLSLLSLGAHALDIGISAEETHTRVQGQEKNLLFVDVRDPVEIMFIGFTDEVHVNVPFMLVDRTQWNEKRGVFRLYQNPDFVAQIKAELEKRGLGADTEIITMCRSGSERGEPSAAFLRENGFPNARYVINGFQGAAIKEGAQAGFRLQNGWQNSGLPWSTKMNPEKVYRLDKR; this is encoded by the coding sequence ATGAAAAAACTATTGCTGGCCTGCTCGCTCAGCCTGCTGAGCCTGGGCGCACACGCACTTGACATCGGCATCAGCGCGGAAGAAACCCATACCCGGGTTCAAGGCCAGGAAAAGAACCTGTTGTTCGTCGACGTACGCGACCCGGTTGAAATCATGTTCATCGGCTTCACCGATGAAGTGCATGTTAACGTGCCCTTCATGCTCGTCGACCGTACGCAGTGGAACGAGAAGCGCGGTGTGTTCCGCCTGTACCAGAACCCCGACTTCGTCGCGCAGATCAAGGCTGAACTGGAAAAGCGTGGCCTCGGCGCAGACACCGAAATCATCACGATGTGCCGCTCCGGCAGTGAGCGTGGCGAACCGAGTGCAGCATTCCTGCGTGAAAACGGGTTCCCGAATGCAAGGTACGTGATCAACGGCTTTCAGGGCGCAGCGATCAAGGAAGGTGCTCAGGCGGGCTTCCGCCTGCAGAACGGCTGGCAGAACAGCGGCCTGCCGTGGAGCACCAAGATGAATCCGGAAAAGGTCTACCGCCTCGACAAGCGCTGA
- a CDS encoding NfeD family protein, with product MRRWFSRFFQTGLLLLAALVLPVGSAAQSAAPGGEVLVLRIDGVIGPATADYVQAGLARAVARKSGLVVLEMDTPGGLDTAMRSIIKDILASPVPVASFVSPEGARAASAGTYILYASHIAAMAPATNLGAATPVAIGLGGARPGGASPAEDGESGGGEKALADAAKSILSSGSDKNPPDAEPGQDGAAPGDDGTKAPAAKPAAKAAAGGDAMAAKSVADATAYIRSLAQLRGRNVEFAERAVRNAESMSAADALEQGVIEFVATDLSDLLAQVDGHEVQVGGQTRTLATAQVTIERVVPDWRNRILGTLANPQVALILMMIGIYGLFFEFTSPGFGVPGVAGAISLMIALYAFQLLPVNWAGVLLVAIGAGLMLAEAFVPSFGVLGVGGIVAFVVGGLFLMDTEVPGFGVPLALIAGLALASAAVLLAIGSFAARSFNRPVVSGREEMAGALGTVIGAAGGGDWWVRVHGENWRAHSDVPLVPGARIRVDRLDGLIVNVSPAGTSPN from the coding sequence ATGCGTCGGTGGTTTTCGAGGTTTTTCCAGACGGGGCTGTTGCTGTTGGCAGCACTCGTTCTTCCTGTCGGCAGCGCAGCACAAAGCGCTGCACCCGGCGGTGAGGTGCTGGTGCTCAGGATCGACGGCGTGATCGGGCCGGCGACGGCCGACTACGTTCAGGCAGGACTTGCCCGTGCCGTGGCGCGCAAGTCGGGGCTGGTCGTGCTGGAGATGGATACGCCTGGCGGTCTTGATACTGCGATGCGCTCGATCATCAAGGACATTCTTGCCTCGCCGGTTCCGGTTGCAAGCTTCGTCTCGCCCGAGGGCGCACGCGCAGCCAGCGCGGGCACCTACATCCTTTACGCCAGCCATATTGCGGCGATGGCGCCAGCCACTAATCTTGGCGCGGCGACGCCGGTCGCAATCGGTTTGGGCGGCGCACGGCCGGGCGGCGCTTCCCCAGCCGAAGACGGTGAATCCGGGGGTGGAGAGAAGGCGCTTGCCGATGCGGCAAAGTCCATTCTGTCTTCCGGTTCGGACAAGAACCCACCCGATGCAGAGCCAGGGCAGGATGGGGCCGCGCCGGGCGACGACGGGACCAAGGCCCCGGCCGCAAAACCTGCGGCCAAAGCTGCTGCCGGCGGCGACGCGATGGCAGCCAAATCCGTAGCGGATGCGACTGCCTACATCCGCAGCCTCGCCCAGCTGCGTGGTCGAAACGTCGAGTTTGCCGAGCGCGCGGTGCGTAATGCAGAGAGCATGAGCGCAGCCGATGCGCTCGAGCAGGGGGTGATCGAGTTTGTTGCGACCGATCTGTCCGACCTGCTGGCTCAGGTCGACGGCCACGAGGTGCAGGTGGGAGGCCAGACGCGCACCCTTGCCACAGCACAGGTCACCATCGAGCGTGTCGTGCCCGATTGGCGCAATCGCATTCTCGGCACACTTGCCAATCCGCAGGTCGCGCTGATTCTGATGATGATCGGCATCTACGGTCTGTTCTTCGAGTTCACCTCGCCGGGCTTTGGCGTGCCGGGCGTGGCCGGCGCAATCTCGCTGATGATCGCGCTGTACGCTTTTCAGTTGCTGCCGGTCAACTGGGCGGGCGTGCTGCTGGTGGCGATCGGTGCGGGACTGATGCTGGCCGAGGCCTTCGTGCCGAGCTTCGGCGTGCTGGGCGTAGGCGGTATCGTGGCCTTTGTGGTTGGGGGGCTGTTCCTCATGGATACCGAGGTGCCAGGGTTCGGGGTGCCACTGGCGCTGATCGCCGGGCTTGCGCTTGCGAGCGCGGCCGTGTTGCTCGCAATTGGCAGCTTTGCCGCGCGCAGTTTCAATCGTCCGGTTGTCAGTGGGCGCGAAGAGATGGCCGGTGCGCTGGGTACCGTCATCGGTGCGGCCGGCGGCGGCGACTGGTGGGTGAGGGTGCATGGCGAGAACTGGCGCGCGCACTCGGATGTGCCACTGGTACCGGGTGCCCGGATCCGGGTCGACCGTCTGGACGGACTCATCGTGAACGTGTCGCCCGCCGGCACCTCACCAAACTAG
- a CDS encoding slipin family protein, translated as MIDLQLGLGPLILLLIFLIVASIKILREYERGVIFMLGRFWKVKGPGLVIVIPGIQQIVKVDLRVVTMDVPSQDVISRDNVSVKVNAIVFFRVVDAEKAIIQVENFLVATSQLAQTTLRAVLGKHELDEMLAERERLNLDVQQILDAQTDSWGIKVTNVEIKHIDLNENMVRAIARQAEAERERRAKVIHAEGERQAAEALKDAAEMLSREPAAMQLRYLQTLTQVAGDKSSTLVFPVPVDLIGQLFNQRENRAAPVKGE; from the coding sequence ATGATTGACCTGCAACTGGGCCTTGGCCCGCTCATCCTGCTTCTCATCTTCCTGATCGTCGCGTCGATCAAGATTCTGCGCGAGTACGAACGCGGCGTCATCTTCATGCTCGGGCGCTTCTGGAAGGTGAAGGGCCCGGGTCTGGTGATCGTGATTCCGGGCATCCAGCAGATCGTGAAGGTTGATCTGCGCGTGGTTACCATGGACGTGCCCTCGCAGGACGTGATCTCGCGCGATAACGTCTCGGTGAAGGTGAATGCGATCGTGTTCTTCCGCGTGGTCGATGCCGAGAAGGCGATCATCCAGGTCGAGAACTTCCTCGTCGCCACCAGTCAGCTGGCGCAAACCACCTTGCGCGCGGTGCTGGGCAAGCATGAACTCGACGAGATGCTGGCCGAGCGCGAACGGCTCAATCTCGATGTGCAGCAGATCCTCGATGCGCAGACCGATTCCTGGGGCATCAAGGTGACCAACGTCGAGATCAAGCACATCGACCTCAACGAGAACATGGTGCGCGCGATCGCGCGGCAGGCAGAAGCCGAGCGTGAGCGGCGCGCGAAGGTGATCCATGCTGAAGGCGAAAGGCAGGCAGCAGAGGCGCTGAAGGATGCGGCCGAAATGCTGTCGCGCGAGCCAGCAGCGATGCAGTTACGTTACCTGCAGACGCTGACCCAGGTGGCGGGCGACAAGAGCTCGACGCTGGTGTTTCCGGTGCCGGTCGACCTGATCGGTCAGTTGTTCAATCAGAGAGAGAATCGCGCAGCGCCGGTCAAAGGCGAGTAA
- a CDS encoding CheR family methyltransferase, producing the protein MIHQRHACNFSQFRQDMLISRIRHRMGLHGLQALPDYLRMLDSDPNEGEALFKVMLIGVSVFFRDPEAWEVLYTDVLVPMVATAPAGATLRVWVPACSTGEEAYSVAILILDALRRAEKQCPLLVFATDINEDALQQARRGIYPAEIKDHVAADLLARYFVPCDPDGRYQLSTEVRDCVVFGVQNAISDPPVSRVDLICCRNLLIYLETSTQQALFSSFDFALNPGGHLFLGCAETPGEHADLFVPVSKKWRIYRHRERCKTSGVPMPTRSDSWSATAPGAKTPPAREEDVASLTRQLLQERFSPAAVLVSTTFETRYFCGPTENFLQMPRGAPTLDVLAQAREGLRSRLGCALRQALKEGTTVTVDDARVRDAHGYRQVRFSVVPVAGPDESGCRYLLVVFENAGNPPASAKSAGDPQVKQLEGELRATRDDLQSVIERLATSNEELKISNEEVAAMNAELQSANEELEISRDGLKSLNEALNGANRTLQDKVAELQTSNADIRNLLASSEIATVCIDREFRIKWLTPSMKSIGNIIATDIGRPIADFSTAGLGSGIIDEATQVLKDLQSVQTEFKSQNEHWYLRRIIPYRTEHHHIGGVVITYSDITEARISSENATAAMRSMATSLEQRVRERTAQLRTLMAELALSEERERRLLARDLHDDLAQTLAIVKIKLTSLEGSERRGVLKAALSEMEGLIDQAHRSVRSLMLHLSPPILGTLGLVPALEWLSEEMERLYGLAVSIEREDDLPVLEEPARTTIFRAIRELLINVSKHADTNVASIDCHRQEGNRISITVTDQGRGFDYETAVSCPAGESGFGLISVRERIEFIGGDMEVSSRPGAGATIRIIFPARRRDTIREGQQDDDSNPAGGRSQDSA; encoded by the coding sequence TTGATCCACCAACGTCATGCCTGCAACTTCAGTCAATTCAGGCAGGACATGCTGATCAGCCGTATCCGTCACCGCATGGGGCTGCATGGCCTGCAAGCGCTGCCGGATTACTTGCGCATGCTCGACTCGGACCCGAACGAAGGCGAAGCGCTGTTCAAGGTAATGTTGATTGGCGTTTCCGTGTTCTTCCGTGATCCCGAGGCCTGGGAGGTGCTCTACACCGACGTCCTTGTGCCAATGGTCGCGACCGCTCCCGCAGGCGCAACGCTCAGGGTCTGGGTGCCCGCCTGCTCGACGGGTGAAGAAGCCTATTCGGTTGCGATCCTGATCCTCGACGCCTTGCGCCGTGCGGAGAAACAGTGCCCACTTCTGGTGTTCGCCACTGACATCAACGAAGACGCCCTGCAACAGGCACGCCGAGGAATCTATCCTGCAGAGATCAAAGATCATGTCGCTGCGGACCTTCTCGCCCGTTACTTCGTCCCGTGCGACCCGGATGGTCGTTATCAGCTGAGCACGGAAGTGCGCGACTGCGTGGTTTTCGGAGTGCAGAATGCCATCAGCGACCCACCCGTTTCCAGAGTGGACCTGATCTGCTGTCGCAACCTGCTGATCTACCTCGAAACCAGCACCCAGCAGGCGCTCTTTTCTTCGTTTGATTTTGCCTTGAACCCAGGCGGCCATCTCTTTCTCGGCTGCGCTGAAACCCCTGGAGAACACGCGGATCTGTTCGTGCCGGTTTCCAAAAAATGGCGCATTTACCGTCACCGAGAGCGCTGCAAGACTTCAGGTGTGCCCATGCCCACTAGATCGGACAGCTGGTCAGCGACAGCGCCCGGCGCCAAAACGCCCCCGGCGCGGGAAGAGGACGTGGCGAGTCTGACCCGTCAACTGCTGCAGGAACGGTTCTCCCCTGCGGCGGTGCTGGTCAGCACCACCTTCGAAACACGCTATTTCTGCGGCCCGACAGAGAACTTCCTGCAGATGCCCCGTGGCGCTCCGACGCTCGACGTGCTCGCACAAGCGCGCGAAGGCCTTCGGTCTCGGCTCGGGTGTGCGCTCAGACAGGCACTCAAGGAAGGAACGACGGTCACTGTCGATGATGCGCGCGTGCGCGATGCCCACGGCTACCGCCAGGTGCGCTTCAGCGTCGTTCCCGTTGCAGGACCCGACGAAAGCGGATGCCGTTACCTGCTGGTCGTGTTCGAGAACGCGGGTAACCCACCTGCGAGCGCCAAGTCCGCCGGCGACCCGCAGGTCAAACAGCTGGAGGGCGAACTGCGCGCCACCCGGGATGACCTGCAGAGCGTGATCGAGCGACTGGCGACATCCAACGAAGAACTGAAGATCTCCAACGAAGAAGTGGCCGCAATGAACGCGGAACTGCAGTCCGCAAACGAAGAACTCGAGATATCGAGGGACGGACTGAAGTCGCTCAACGAGGCGCTGAACGGCGCCAACCGCACACTGCAGGACAAGGTCGCAGAGCTTCAGACGAGCAACGCCGACATTCGCAATCTGCTGGCCAGCAGTGAGATCGCCACTGTCTGCATCGATCGTGAATTCCGGATCAAGTGGCTCACGCCGAGCATGAAATCCATCGGCAACATCATCGCGACCGACATTGGCCGCCCGATTGCAGATTTTTCCACTGCCGGCCTCGGCAGCGGAATCATCGATGAAGCCACGCAGGTACTGAAAGACCTGCAATCGGTGCAAACCGAGTTCAAATCGCAGAATGAGCACTGGTACCTGCGCCGCATCATCCCCTACCGCACCGAGCATCATCACATTGGCGGTGTCGTGATTACCTACAGCGACATTACCGAGGCAAGGATCTCCTCTGAAAACGCCACGGCTGCGATGCGCTCGATGGCGACCTCACTGGAACAGCGCGTCCGCGAGCGCACTGCGCAGTTGCGGACCCTGATGGCCGAGCTGGCATTGAGTGAAGAGCGGGAACGCCGATTGCTGGCGCGGGACCTGCACGACGACCTTGCCCAGACCCTGGCCATCGTGAAGATCAAACTCACATCCCTCGAGGGCAGCGAGCGACGGGGCGTACTCAAGGCAGCACTGTCGGAAATGGAAGGCCTCATCGACCAGGCGCACCGTTCGGTACGGTCGCTGATGCTGCACCTCAGTCCGCCGATTCTGGGCACCCTGGGTCTGGTGCCGGCGCTCGAATGGCTGAGCGAGGAGATGGAGCGTCTATACGGACTGGCGGTCAGCATCGAGCGGGAGGACGACCTGCCCGTTCTGGAGGAGCCCGCGCGCACGACCATCTTCAGGGCAATCAGGGAGTTGCTGATCAACGTATCCAAGCACGCCGACACCAACGTCGCCAGCATTGACTGCCATCGTCAGGAGGGCAACCGGATCTCCATCACGGTGACTGATCAGGGCCGGGGCTTCGACTACGAGACAGCCGTTTCCTGTCCGGCAGGCGAAAGCGGTTTTGGGCTCATCAGCGTCAGGGAGCGCATTGAATTCATCGGTGGCGATATGGAAGTGAGCAGCAGACCGGGGGCTGGTGCCACAATCAGAATCATATTCCCCGCAAGAAGAAGGGACACAATCAGGGAGGGGCAACAGGATGACGATTCGAATCCTGCTGGTGGACGATCACAAGATTCTGCGTGA
- the proW gene encoding glycine betaine/L-proline ABC transporter permease ProW yields MSEQNSANPWAATTETPAEAPAANPWAATSEAPAAAPADNPWAGAAPADAPAAPAGGEAANDWLAQSVPASDVPDKPFDWLQPFDNAVIPLDDWVDSGLTWVVDHFRPAFQAIRVPIDATLTGIEHGLLAVPPLLMIALIGLIAWQASGRRLAIGSVLSLLMIGFIGAWSEAMVTLSLVLTSVAFCMVIGLPLGIAMARSDRLESIARPLLDAMQTTPAFVYLVPVVMLFGIGNVPGVVVTIVFALPPLIRLTNLGIRQVREDLIEASRAFGASPWQLLTKVQLPLAMPTIMAGINQTLMLALSMVVIASMIAVGGLGQMVLRGIGRLDMGLATVGGLGIVILAIMLDRITQAMASPGRKTGRWYQSGPLGLFFAPRRTNSTGNAAKSA; encoded by the coding sequence ATGAGCGAGCAGAACAGCGCCAATCCGTGGGCCGCGACAACGGAAACGCCGGCCGAAGCGCCGGCAGCAAACCCCTGGGCCGCCACGTCTGAAGCCCCGGCCGCTGCACCTGCCGACAATCCCTGGGCCGGTGCCGCACCTGCGGACGCGCCGGCTGCGCCTGCCGGCGGAGAGGCCGCGAACGACTGGCTTGCGCAGTCGGTGCCAGCCTCGGATGTACCCGACAAGCCGTTTGACTGGTTGCAACCCTTCGACAATGCGGTCATTCCGCTCGACGATTGGGTCGACTCCGGTCTGACCTGGGTGGTCGATCACTTCCGTCCTGCGTTTCAGGCGATCCGGGTGCCGATCGATGCCACGCTGACCGGCATCGAGCATGGACTGCTCGCAGTACCACCGCTGCTGATGATTGCCTTGATCGGTCTCATCGCCTGGCAGGCCAGCGGACGGCGACTGGCGATCGGCTCGGTGCTGTCGCTGCTGATGATCGGCTTCATCGGTGCGTGGAGCGAAGCCATGGTGACGCTGTCGCTGGTGCTGACCTCGGTTGCGTTCTGTATGGTCATTGGCTTGCCCTTGGGCATCGCAATGGCTCGCAGCGATCGTCTGGAGTCGATTGCACGACCGCTGCTCGATGCGATGCAGACCACCCCCGCGTTCGTGTACCTGGTACCGGTGGTGATGTTGTTCGGTATCGGCAATGTGCCCGGCGTGGTAGTGACCATCGTGTTTGCGCTGCCGCCATTGATCCGCCTCACCAACCTCGGCATCCGGCAGGTCAGGGAAGATCTGATCGAAGCCTCGCGGGCATTTGGTGCATCGCCTTGGCAGTTGCTGACCAAGGTGCAGTTGCCGCTGGCCATGCCCACGATCATGGCCGGCATCAACCAGACCCTGATGCTGGCGCTGTCGATGGTGGTGATCGCCTCGATGATCGCGGTAGGCGGACTGGGGCAGATGGTGTTGCGCGGTATTGGCCGCCTCGACATGGGTCTGGCGACGGTCGGTGGTCTCGGCATCGTGATCCTGGCCATCATGCTTGATCGCATCACGCAGGCCATGGCAAGTCCTGGTCGCAAAACCGGGCGCTGGTATCAATCAGGTCCTCTCGGTCTGTTCTTTGCGCCCCGGCGTACAAACAGCACCGGCAATGCGGCGAAGAGTGCGTAA
- a CDS encoding response regulator: MTIRILLVDDHKILREALKVVLERELDLALVGECSDGLDALKLASELHPDVVLMDIGLPVMGGIEATRSILAEQPGIRVVALSTYSDRRIVLQMLDAGASGYVVKSAGRDELLRAIRAVSMGRTYLCNEAAATLVDSVRTQTPAALRTSEKLGRREREVLQLLAEGHTSPEIADRLCIATSTVDVHRRNIMRKLELHSVAELTKYAIRNGLTSP, from the coding sequence ATGACGATTCGAATCCTGCTGGTGGACGATCACAAGATTCTGCGTGAAGCACTCAAGGTGGTCCTTGAGCGCGAGCTCGACCTTGCACTGGTCGGAGAGTGCAGCGACGGACTGGACGCCCTTAAGCTCGCCAGTGAGCTGCACCCGGACGTCGTACTGATGGACATCGGCCTGCCCGTCATGGGCGGCATTGAGGCTACGCGCAGCATCTTGGCCGAACAGCCCGGGATCCGGGTCGTCGCCCTGTCGACCTACTCCGACCGACGCATCGTGCTGCAGATGCTCGACGCCGGCGCATCGGGCTATGTCGTCAAATCCGCGGGCCGGGATGAGCTCCTGCGGGCAATCCGCGCGGTATCAATGGGCCGCACCTACCTGTGCAACGAAGCGGCCGCCACCCTGGTCGACAGCGTGCGCACCCAGACGCCGGCAGCACTGCGCACCAGCGAGAAACTCGGGCGTCGCGAACGCGAAGTACTGCAGTTGCTCGCCGAAGGTCACACATCCCCCGAGATCGCAGACCGCCTGTGCATTGCGACGAGCACGGTGGACGTTCACCGGCGCAACATCATGCGCAAGCTCGAACTTCACAGCGTTGCCGAGCTCACGAAATACGCGATTCGCAATGGACTGACCTCGCCCTGA
- the proX gene encoding glycine betaine/L-proline ABC transporter substrate-binding protein ProX: MQKRNFLKQILGGAALVLATAVPVHAVAAEMPGKGVKVQPIKSSIAEETFQTELVMRALTDLGYEVAPIKEIEYAAGHIALGNGDATFMADHWNPLHVDFYEKAGGDAKLYREGVYSGGALQGYLIDKATADKYKITSIDQLKDPKIAKLFDTDGDGKADLAGCNPGWGCEKVIEHHLDAYGLRDRITHKQGSYAAIIADTIAREKQGESVLYYTWTPYWVSGVLVPGKDVTWLKVPFSALPGERKDVDTSLPDGSNYGFQANNQHIVANRAFTDANPAAAKLFAIMKLSNNDISAQNKRMRDGENKAADITRHVDAWVKGHADTYKSWLDQARAAAK, translated from the coding sequence ATGCAAAAGAGAAATTTCCTGAAGCAGATTCTGGGCGGTGCAGCCCTCGTTCTCGCCACTGCCGTTCCGGTCCATGCCGTAGCTGCAGAGATGCCGGGCAAGGGCGTCAAGGTCCAGCCGATCAAGAGCTCGATCGCCGAGGAAACCTTCCAGACCGAACTGGTGATGCGTGCGCTCACGGATCTTGGCTATGAAGTGGCACCGATCAAGGAGATCGAGTACGCGGCAGGTCATATTGCGCTGGGCAACGGCGATGCGACCTTCATGGCCGACCACTGGAACCCGCTGCACGTGGATTTCTACGAGAAGGCTGGCGGTGACGCCAAGCTGTATCGTGAAGGCGTGTATTCCGGCGGCGCGCTGCAGGGCTACCTGATCGACAAGGCGACGGCCGACAAGTACAAGATCACCAGCATCGACCAGCTCAAGGACCCGAAGATTGCGAAGCTGTTCGACACCGACGGCGACGGCAAGGCCGACCTGGCTGGCTGCAACCCGGGCTGGGGTTGCGAGAAAGTGATCGAGCATCACCTCGACGCCTATGGTCTGCGTGACCGGATCACCCACAAACAGGGTTCCTACGCAGCCATCATTGCTGACACCATCGCGCGTGAGAAGCAAGGCGAGTCCGTTCTGTACTACACCTGGACCCCGTACTGGGTGAGTGGCGTACTGGTGCCGGGCAAGGACGTGACCTGGCTCAAAGTGCCGTTCTCGGCACTTCCCGGTGAGCGCAAGGATGTTGATACGTCGCTGCCTGATGGTTCGAACTACGGTTTCCAGGCCAACAACCAGCATATCGTGGCCAACCGCGCCTTTACCGATGCCAACCCGGCAGCGGCCAAGCTGTTTGCCATCATGAAGCTGTCGAACAACGACATCAGCGCTCAGAACAAGCGCATGCGTGACGGTGAGAACAAGGCGGCCGACATCACGCGTCACGTCGACGCCTGGGTGAAAGGCCATGCCGACACCTACAAGAGCTGGCTTGATCAGGCTCGCGCCGCTGCCAAGTAA
- a CDS encoding NAD(P)/FAD-dependent oxidoreductase — MNTKNHPIQAPANDHDAGRRRLLLGMTGLPLASGVGLSVVSQESKAALQTSARVVIAGSGLGGLAIANRLARELDGARITIIDRKEIHNYQPGYTLVATGIWPVDKVSDRNADLIPAGVEWVREMVAEFDPEANEVVTESGRRIGYDYLVVATGLQMNFDQIEGMDVKAIGQNGLTSVYPSPEAAQTTWKTMDAFRQKGGTALMTLPATALKCAGAPLKMTFMVADRLKQAGTRSNSKVLFHSALGNIFSVPSINEEVLKRWAVLDIPVTFNSKLVAVDIGAQRATFASPEGERTELGYDFIHVVPPMSAPDVVKNSPLSWKEGGFAAGGWLEVDRETLRHRRFPNVFGLGDINGTPKGKTAATIKKSAPLVAQNLLDVIAGREPSQRFDGYTSCPLLLREGAALLVEFDYENRLTPSLPMIDPLQDSYFAWLMKYRLLKPAYMAVAKGRV, encoded by the coding sequence ATGAACACAAAAAACCACCCCATTCAGGCACCCGCAAATGACCATGACGCAGGACGGCGGCGGCTGCTGCTGGGCATGACCGGCCTGCCCCTTGCTTCGGGTGTCGGGTTGTCGGTCGTATCACAGGAGTCGAAAGCTGCGCTGCAGACATCTGCGCGAGTCGTCATTGCAGGCAGCGGCCTGGGGGGACTGGCAATCGCCAACCGTCTTGCACGTGAGCTTGACGGTGCGCGCATCACCATCATCGACCGCAAGGAAATCCACAATTACCAGCCCGGCTACACGCTTGTGGCAACAGGCATCTGGCCGGTCGATAAAGTCAGCGATCGCAATGCCGACCTGATCCCGGCAGGCGTCGAGTGGGTGCGTGAGATGGTCGCCGAGTTTGACCCCGAGGCCAACGAGGTCGTGACCGAAAGCGGAAGACGTATCGGCTATGACTATCTCGTTGTCGCAACCGGCCTGCAGATGAACTTCGACCAGATCGAAGGCATGGACGTGAAGGCCATTGGCCAGAACGGACTGACCAGCGTCTACCCCAGCCCGGAGGCCGCTCAGACCACCTGGAAAACGATGGATGCCTTCCGCCAGAAAGGCGGGACCGCGCTGATGACCCTGCCTGCCACTGCACTCAAGTGCGCCGGCGCGCCCTTGAAGATGACCTTCATGGTTGCCGACCGCCTCAAGCAGGCGGGGACGCGCAGCAACTCGAAAGTGCTCTTTCACTCCGCACTCGGCAACATCTTCAGCGTTCCCAGCATCAACGAGGAAGTGCTGAAACGCTGGGCCGTGCTCGACATCCCGGTGACGTTCAACAGCAAGCTGGTTGCTGTCGATATCGGTGCCCAGCGCGCCACCTTCGCCAGTCCGGAGGGCGAGCGCACCGAACTCGGTTACGACTTCATTCACGTTGTGCCGCCGATGAGCGCGCCCGATGTCGTCAAGAACAGCCCCCTGTCTTGGAAAGAAGGCGGTTTCGCCGCCGGTGGCTGGCTCGAAGTCGACCGTGAAACGCTGCGGCATCGTCGCTTCCCCAACGTGTTCGGCCTTGGCGACATCAACGGCACCCCCAAGGGGAAGACCGCGGCAACAATCAAGAAGAGCGCACCACTCGTCGCCCAGAACCTGCTGGACGTGATCGCCGGACGCGAACCGTCGCAGCGCTTCGACGGCTACACCTCCTGCCCGCTGCTGCTTCGAGAAGGCGCGGCCCTGCTGGTCGAGTTTGACTACGAAAACCGGCTGACCCCCTCGCTGCCAATGATCGACCCGCTGCAGGACAGCTATTTTGCCTGGCTGATGAAGTACCGCCTGCTCAAGCCCGCCTACATGGCGGTCGCAAAAGGCCGGGTATAA
- the cysK gene encoding cysteine synthase A, translating to MSNWYSDNAKSIGRTPLVRLNRVIDGAQATVLAKIEGRNPAYSVKCRIGAAMIEDADRRGLLGPGKELVEPTSGNTGIALAFVAAARGIPLTLTMPETMSIERRKLLVAYGAKLVLTEGARGMAGAIAKAEEIAAADPDRYVLLQQFKNPANPAIHEATTGPEIWNDTDGEIDILVSGVGTGGTITGVSRFIKNTRGKAILSVAVEPSASPIMTQKLAGDELKPGPHKIQGIGAGFIPDVLDMSLIDQVETVSNEDAVEYARRLAREEGILCGISCGAATAVAARLARDPQHAGKTIVVVLPDSGERYLSTVLFDGLFDESGRAA from the coding sequence ATGTCGAATTGGTATTCCGACAACGCAAAGTCGATTGGTCGCACCCCGCTGGTGCGGCTCAACCGCGTCATTGATGGCGCACAGGCAACCGTGCTGGCCAAGATCGAAGGCCGCAACCCGGCCTATTCGGTCAAGTGCCGCATTGGCGCCGCGATGATCGAGGACGCAGATCGCCGGGGCCTGCTCGGCCCGGGCAAGGAACTGGTCGAGCCGACCAGTGGCAACACCGGCATCGCGCTCGCCTTCGTCGCGGCAGCGCGCGGCATTCCGCTCACGCTCACCATGCCCGAGACGATGAGCATCGAACGCCGCAAGCTGCTGGTCGCCTACGGCGCCAAGCTTGTGCTGACAGAAGGCGCGCGCGGCATGGCCGGCGCCATCGCGAAGGCGGAAGAGATCGCCGCCGCCGACCCCGATCGCTATGTACTGCTGCAGCAGTTCAAGAACCCGGCCAACCCCGCCATCCACGAAGCCACCACCGGCCCGGAAATCTGGAACGATACCGACGGCGAGATCGACATCCTGGTGTCGGGCGTCGGCACCGGCGGCACCATTACCGGCGTTTCGCGCTTCATCAAGAATACGCGCGGCAAAGCCATCCTGAGCGTGGCAGTAGAACCCTCCGCCAGCCCGATCATGACGCAGAAGCTCGCCGGCGATGAACTGAAACCCGGACCGCACAAGATCCAGGGCATCGGCGCCGGATTTATCCCCGACGTGCTCGACATGTCGCTGATCGACCAGGTCGAAACCGTCAGCAACGAGGACGCAGTCGAATACGCCCGCCGTCTGGCGCGCGAGGAAGGCATCCTGTGCGGCATCTCCTGCGGCGCAGCGACCGCAGTTGCCGCCCGCCTCGCCCGCGACCCGCAGCATGCCGGTAAGACCATCGTGGTCGTGCTGCCGGATTCGGGCGAGCGCTACCTCAGCACGGTGCTGTTTGACGGCCTCTTCGACGAAAGCGGCCGGGCCGCCTGA